The following coding sequences are from one Humulus lupulus chromosome X, drHumLupu1.1, whole genome shotgun sequence window:
- the LOC133804948 gene encoding uncharacterized protein LOC133804948 produces the protein MVVTRAGSASPARSGAAFSGPASSKHSDDQESSETKGKLLKSNLSPLSKGKAVLKYSLDSPLPNVIEDDVGGSNELKEGDMHASVDLIGKKLKRKHVALSKSKVSAKKSKKLSIEGSSRVKCKANRKIAKKNVGLLDKPKHMECFIKHEDHYRARVNFHCGFEKINVISEKLTDSQKVLFSKTCFGHFLNLKSYANQAKLVHHVLLREVNQPNLNEMWFKVCGKLIRFSLGEFGLLSGLNVFGDIDRGGIKNSNPIGLYSKFFGDHTRGISRIIVEERFKAANFDNDDEAVRMAVLYLITNFLYAWQKEKNIEKTDLYLCDSGGFNHFPWGKDIFNVTLSSLRDALRENEVVITRQGSYPTYKLNGLPFVFQVFIYESIPSLEGTYCEKVSCGLPRIINWSSVAIPSHKELERNVFSLHKTKIVKVLPTDEENNAFKLEGFFQCNKDMNVADFEDDDFVAPPKKPTSEAPSSSYVPCVTFGFSDMKIIVDECQKKCNIMSKEIAFLKSASESRHRALMEMLVNLKNDQDLKHKAVMEMLGELRPKSCGINDDIDHVDVGFVGADVGDTSGGGGVSKENDKFFENESFTQVFDECIQAMQEDAAGDMVIADDKNDTVNENEKTTGNDVEETMNIVKPHDDVADVVKDLEEEAHIFNNMNVEIFDKVVHAAVGDLAKKKEVIMATPIAGSLMNPVVVSTPVVGKRNPKPATVLQSPFVNQFGSSSSKDMKHLEVVKSKRKVVGRYAFGDNLFDLPNQIDQDSFNKWFSLGLRKNNKYKKFDDNNSIIKEPFQFCVTEIERKIWFYDLVKDGRDLDNEHINVAFYYLRKKAKYCELINVRVTTTDNSFDQVITSLYDVYLSSDCDRSVISHNSVIFEYICGYKMLCNTPWSLVDFILFPINMTVVGCNHWILGEFNVKQRFFKVYNSMRNRVMDKKVLKVVEAYSTLLPLFLSLNNFYESREDIDLNAQAFKGIDMCHPLDIVFDDEVPQQSNNDCGIFIIKFAEFLMHGLIENIPNPLNVSFQRNKIAVELYVHAKRKKDEGYLSDGEFRGRMSKKMLNVNAMEV, from the exons ATGGTTGTCACTCGTGCGGGGTCTGCATCTCCTGCTCGGTCGGGTGCTGCGTTCTCTGGCCCAGCATCCTCGAAGCATTCCGACGATCAAGAGTCTTCCGAAACGAAGGGGAAACTTCTGAAGAGTAATCTTTCTCCTTTGTCTAAAGGGAAAGCTGTTTTGAAGTATTCATTGGATTCTCCCCTTCCTAATgtgatcgaggatgatgttggtGGTTCAAATGAGTTGAAGGAGGGCGACATGCATGCGAGTGTTGACTTAATTGGGAAAAAGTTGAAGCGAAAACATGTTGCATTGTCAAAGAGCAAAGTCAGTGCGAAGAAATCTAAGAAACTATCTATTGAAGGTTCTAGTCGAGTAAAGTGCAAGGCTAACAGAAAAATTGCGAAGAAGAATGTTGGTTTACTGGATAAACCGAAG CATATGGAATGTTTTATCAAACATGAGGATCATTATAGAGCAAGAGTCAATTTTCACTGTGGTTTTGAGAAGATCAATGTGATCTCAGAAAAATTGACTGACTCTCAAAAGGTTTTGTTTAGTAAGACTTGCTTTGGTCATTTTCTAAACCTTAAATCTTATGCTAATCAAGCTAAATTGGTTCACCATGTTTTGTTGAGAGAAGTTAACcaaccaaacttaaatgaaatgtGGTTTAAAGTTTGTGGAAAGCTGATTAGGTTTTCTTTGGGTGAATTTGGGTTATTGTCTGGGTTAAATGTGTTTGGTGATATTGATAGAGGTGGAATTAAGAATAGTAATCCTATTGGATTGTATTCGAAATTTTTTGGTGACCATACAAGGGGCATTTCAAGAATTATTGTTGAAGAAAGGTTTAAGGCTGCCAATTTTGATAATGATGATGAGGCTGTTAGGATGGCTGTACTTTACCTGATCACTAACTTTTTGTATGCTTGGCAAAAAGAGAAGAACATTGAAAAAACTGACTTGTATCTTTGTGATAGTGGTGGTTTTAATCATTTTCCATGGGGAAAGGATATTTTTAATGTGACTCTCTCATCTTTGAGAGATGCTTTAAGGGAAAATGAAGTTGTTATTACTCGGCAAGGTTCTTACCCAACCTATAAGTTGAATGGTTTGCCATTTGTTTTCCAAGTTTTCATTTACGAATCAATTCCTAGTTTAGAGGGAACttattgtgagaaggttagttGTGGTCTGCCTAGGATTATAAATTGGTCATCTGTTGCAATCCCATCTCATAAGGAGCTTGAGAGGAATGTGTTTTCATTACATAAg ACCAAAATTGTTAAAGTTTTGCCCACTGATGAAGAGAACAATGCCTTCAAGCTTGAAGGTTTTTTCCAGTGCAACAAGGATATGAATGTTGCTGATTTTGAGGATGATGATTTTGTTGCTCCTCCAAAGAAACCAACCAGTGAGGCTCCTTCCTCATCATATGTTCCTTGTGTGACATTTGGTTTTTCTGATATGAAAATTATTGTGGATGAATGTCAGAAGAAGTGTAACATTATGTCTAAGGAAATTGCATTTTTAAAGTCTGCTAGTGAATCTAGACATAGGGCATTGATGGAGATGTTGGTTAATCTGAAAAACGATCAAGATTTAAAACACAAGGCAGTTATGGAAATGTTAGGTGAGTTGAGGCCAAAATCATGTGGTATTAATGATGATATTGATCATGTTGATGTTGGTTTTGTGGGAGCTGATGTTGGTGATACTTCTGGTGGTGGTGGTGTTTCAAAGGAAAATGATAAGTTTTTTGAGAATGAAAGTTTTACCCAAGTTTTTGATGAATGCATTCAAGCAATGCAAGAAGATGCTGCTGGAGATATGGTAATTGCAGATGATAAGAATGATACAGTAAATGAGAATGAGAAGACTACTGGGAATGATGTTGAAGAAACAATG AATATTGTCAAACCTCATGATGATGTAGCTGATGTTGTTAAAGATCTAGAAGAAGAGGCTCATATTTTTAACAACATGAATGTGGAGATTTTTGATAAAGTTGTTCATGCAGCTGTTGGTGATTTGGCAAAGAAAAAG GAAGTTATTATGGCAACACCCATTGCTGGTTCTTTGATGAATCCAGTAGTTGTGTCTACTCCTGTTGTTGGCAAAAGGAATCCAAAGCCTGCTACAGTTTTGCAATCTCCTTTTGTTAACCAATTTGGATCATCTTCTTCTAAGGATATGAAACATTTGGAGGTTGTGAAGTCTAAAAGGAAGGTTGTGGGACGATATGCTTTTGGAGACAATCTTTTTGATCTGCCTAATCAAATTGACCAAGACTCTTTTAACAAGTGGTTTTCTCTGGGGCTGAGAAAAAATAATAA GTATAAGAAATTTGATGATAATAATAGTATCATTAAGGAGCCATTTCAGTTTTGTGTAACTGAGATTGAGAGAAAAATTTGGTTTTATGATTTAGTTAAAGATGGGAGGGATTTGGACAATGAG CATATTAATGTGGCATTTTATTACCTTAGAAAAAAAGCCAAGTATTGTGAGTTGATAAATGTTAGAGTTACTACTACAGATAACTCTTTTGATCAAGTTATCACTTCTCTGTATGATGTGTATCTGTCAAGTGACTGTGATCGATCTGTTATATCGCATAACAGTGTTATTTTTGAGTATATTTGTGGTTATAAAATGCTTTGTAACACCCCTTGGTCGCTAGTAGATTTCATTTTATTCCCTATTAATATGACTGTTGTTGGCTGTAATCATTGGATTCTTGGGGAGTTCAACGTGAAGCAGAGATTTTTTAAAGTCTACAACTCAATGAGGAATAGAGTTATGGATAAGAAAGTGTTGAAAGTTGTTGAAGCATATTCTACTTTGTTGCCCTTGTTTCtttctttaaataatttttatgagtCAAGGGAAGATATTGATCTAAATGCACAAGCATTCAAGGGCATTGATATGTGTCACCCGTTGGACATTGTGTTTGATGATGAGGTTCCACAACAGAGTAACAA cgATTGTGGGATTTTTATCATAAAGTTTGCTGAATTTCTTATGCATGGACTTATTGAAAATATCCCCAATCCTCTGAATGTTAGTTTCCAGAGAAACAAAATTGCAGTCGAGCTATATGTCCATGCTAAAAGAAAGAAAGATGAAGGCTATCTATCTGATGGGGAGTTCAGAGGAAGAATGAGCAAGAAGATGTTGAATGTTAATGCAATGGAAGTATGA
- the LOC133804307 gene encoding potassium channel AKT1-like: protein MKKKWLLSTQDCEMEQISRDEGSQYSLTGILPPLGASGRNVRRPKLPRFIISPFNHHYKIWQLFLVLLVFYTAWVSPFEFGFLDKPKGSLAVLDNVVNAFFAIDIAVTFFVAYLDKATYLLIDNPQLIAKRYAKTWLILDIVSTIPSEVARAILPAPLKTYGYFNMLRLWRLRRVSAMFARLEKDRKFSYTWVRYSKLICVTLFTVHFAGCIFYFIALQHRDPGRTWIGYNDNENFRQQSLWVNYVTSIYWSIVTLTSIGYGDLHPVNSAEMVFDILYMLFIIGLQAYLIGNMTNLVVHGTARTRKFRDTIQGASSFAHRNQLPERLQEQMLAHLSLKFRTDSEGLQQQETLDALPKAIRSSIAHHLFHSLVDNVYLFRGVSKDLLFQLVSEMKAEYIPPKEDVILQNEAPTDLYILVTGSVELIIQSIGGEQVVGVAKKGDVVGEIGLLSYRPQPFTVRTKRLSQLLRLNRTAFLNIVQANVGDGTIIINNLLQHLKELNDPLMEEILTDTENMLARGRMDLPISLCFAATRSDDLLLQRLLNRGSDPNEPDVNGRTAMHIAAANGDEHCVVLLLEYGANPNAKDILGNVPLGEAIQGKNEAVIKLLLENEAEIPSRDFGRFACVLVEQNNLELLRMFADYGYDVTLPKFDGTTALHAAVCEGNAEIVSFLLEKGADIDKPDNNGWTPRALADHQGHEEIKDLFQSIVDVKTSSTPIASKDRTPLNLTKYKSDPTMQSYSQDSSSPNNSNRRRRASNYRNSLLGMMSAANIEERELIQGRSSVTSSRNVMSQYPARVTISCPEKGEVGGKLVFLPDSLSELMDIGSKKFDFCPTKVFTKEGAEVEDIELVRDGDHLVLVGDIDNLTLQ, encoded by the exons ATGAAGAAAAAATGGTTATTGTCGACACAAGATTGTGAGATGGAGCAAATCTCTAGAGACGAAGGTAGTCAATATAGTCTCACCGGTATTCTTCCTCCTCTCGGCGCCTCCGGTCGCAACGTTCGCAGGCCCAAGCTTCCTCGTTTCATTATCTCTCCCTTCAATCATCATTACAA AATTTGGCAGCTATTTTTGGTACTTTTAGTGTTCTACACGGCGTGGGTATCCCCTTTTGAATTTGGGTTTTTGGACAAACCAAAAGGGTCTCTAGCTGTTCTTGACAATGTGGTTAATGCATTTTTCGCCATTGACATAGCTGTGACCTTCTTCGTTGCTTATTTGGACAAAGCCACTTATCTCCTAATTGATAATCCTCAGTTAATTGCCAAGAGGTACGCCAAGACATGGTTGATTCTTGATATTGTTTCCACTATCCCCTCAGAGGTGGCTCGAGCAATATTGCCTGCTCCTCTTAAGACTTATGGATACTTCAATATGCTCCGGCTATGGCGTCTCCGCAGAGTCAGTGCCATGTTTGCCAG ATTGGAAAAGGACAGGAAGTTTAGCTACACTTGGGTTCGATACTCAAAGCTTATTTGT GTGACTCTCTTCACGGTCCATTTTGCTGGCTGCATATTCTATTTTATTGCATTACAGCATCGTGATCCAGGAAGGACTTGGATTGGATATAACGATAACGAGAATTTCCGACAACAGAGTTTGTGGGTTAATTATGTGACCTCAATTTACTGGTCCATAGTTACACTCACATCCATTGGCTATGGTGATCTCCATCCTGTAAACTCTGCAGAAATGGTGTTCGATATCTTGTACATGCTCTTTATTATAGGCCTTCAAGCATATCTGATTGGAAATATGACCAACTTGGTTGTTCATGGTACTGCTCGAACAAGGAAATTT AGAGACACCATTCAAGGAGCCTCAAGTTTTGCTCATAGGAACCAATTACCAGAGCGGTTGCAAGAGCAAATGCTAGCTCATTTGAGCTTGAAATTTAGAACAGATTCCGAAGGACTGCAGCAGCAAGAGACTCTTGATGCCCTTCCTAAAGCCATTCGATCTAGTATCGCACACCATCTCTTCCATTCACTAGTTGATAATGTCTACTTGTTCCGTGGTGTATCAAAGGACTTGcttttccaactg GTCTCAGAGATGAAGGCAGAGTACATTCCTCCCAAGGAAGATGTGATTTTGCAGAATGAAGCTCCTACTGACTTGTACATATTGGTAACTGGTTCAGTG GAACTTATCATACAAAGTATTGGAGGAGAACAG GTAGTTGGTGTGGCAAAGAAAGGAGATGTTGTTGGTGAGATAGGCTTGTTAAGTTATAGACCGCAGCCATTTACAGTTAGAACCAAGCGACTGAGCCAGCTGCTGCGACTGAACCGCACAGCATTTCTAAATATTGTTCAGGCCAATGTTGGAGATGGAACAATTATCATCAACAATCTTCTTCAG CATTTGAAAGAATTGAATGATCCTCTTATGGAGGAAATTCTGACTGATACAGAGAACATGTTGGCTCGGGGCAGAATGGATTTGCCTATTAGTTTGTGCTTTGCTGCAACAAGAAGCGATGATTTGCTGTTGCAGCGGTTGCTAAACCGGGGTTCTGATCCAAATGAACCGGATGTCAATGGAAGGACTGCTATG CATATTGCAGCAGCTAATGGAGATGAGCATTGTGTAGTTCTACTGTTGGAGTATGGAGCCAATCCCAATGCCAAAG ATATATTAGGAAATGTTCCTCTCGGGGAAGCAATACAAGGAAAAAATGAAGCTGTAATCAAACTTCTCTTAGAGAATGAAGCAGAGATACCTTCTAGGGACTTTGGTCGTTTCGCATGCGTTTTAGTAGAACAGAACAACTTAGAATTGCTCAGGATGTTTGCGGATTATGGCTATGATGTGACCCTGCCCAAGTTTGATGGAACCACAGCTCTTCATGCAGCAGTGTGTGAAGGAAATGCAGAAATAGTCAGTTTCCTTTTGGAGAAAGGAGCTGACATTGATAAACCAGATAACAATGGATGGACACCAAGGGCCTTGGCTGATCATCAGGGCCATGAAGAAATAAAAGACTTGTTTCAGAGTATAGTAGATGTTAAGACATCATCAACACCTATTGCTTCAAAGGATCGAACCCCTCTTAACCTCACAAAGTACAAGAGTGACCCCACAATGCAATCATATTCCCAGGACAGCAGCTCTCCTAACAATAGCAACAGAAGAAGAAGGGCTAGTAATTATCGCAATTCGCTTCTTGGGATGATGTCTGCTGCAAATATTG AAGAGAGAGAACTTATTCAAGGTCGAAGTAGTGTCACTAGCAGCCGTAATGTGATGAGCCAGTACCCTGCAAGAGTCACAATTAGCTGCCCAGAAAAAGGTGAAGTTGGTGGAAAGCTGGTGTTTTTGCCAGATTCACTTTCTGAACTAATGGATATTGGTTCCAAAAAATTTGACTTTTGTCCCACCAAAGTGTTTACAAAGGAAGGAGCTGAAGTTGAAGATATTGAACTTGTCAGAGATGGTGATCATCTTGTGCTTGTTGGTGATATTGACAACTTGACATTACAGTAA